The sequence below is a genomic window from Oscillospiraceae bacterium.
TTTTCACCCGATGGAGTTGTCCGGCCCCCCGGTTGAAACCCAGAATGGCTTGGGAGCCCACGCCAATGCCAATGCCAACCGAGCCCAGGATCATGACAATCTTCATCACGATACCCAGCGCCGCCTGGGCGGTCTCGCCGCCCACTGGGCTCAGATCTCCATAGTACTTAAGGGAGTTGTTCATCACGACCTGCATGATACAGGCGACCCCTTGGGTGATGCCGGAGGAGACGCCCAGGGAGCACACCTTGCCGCATACCGGACCGTCCAGCTTCATAAGGCTGCGGTCGAAACGCATGTGCTTGCTGTAGCCCTTGAAGTACAGTGCCAGGACAACACAAGAGATAAACTGGGAGGTAATGGTGGCGATGGCCGCCCCTTTTACTCCCCAGTGGAAGATAAAGATGTAGATGGGATCCAGGATGGTGTTGAGCACCGCACCGATGATGATGCCGTACATGGACATCTGGGGACTGCCGTCGGCTCGGGCCATATTGGACAGGGTCACCGAAAGTACGCTGAACGGGGCGCCAATCAGGATAATGGAGGTGTAGTCCCCGGCGTAGGGGAGGACCGTATCCTTAGCCCCGAATACTCGGAGCATGGGATCCAGGAACAAGAGCCCCAGCACAGCCATCACCACGCCGGAGATCAAGGAGAGGCTCAGCAGATTGTTCAGGGTCCGCCCCACGGCATCTTTATTCCCTTCGCCCAGCTTCAATGAGGCGAAAGCACAGCCGCCGGAGCCTAGCATGGTGGACACGGCCAGCATGATGGTGACGACTGGAAATGCGATAGTGGTGGCAGCGTTGCCCAGCACACCCACCCCCTGGCCGATGAAGATCTGGTCCACGATGTTGTAGACCGAATTCACCAGCATGGAGATGATTGACGGCACAGAAAATGCGATAAGCAGCTTGCCGATGGGCTTGCAACCCAAAGGATTGCGTTCTTCCTTTAATACCACTTCGTTTTCAGTTAGATCCAATTTCTGCGGCCTCCCGTTTTTTAGACATCCTCATGGTAGGCATATCAGGCTTTGCCTGGGCCTG
It includes:
- a CDS encoding multidrug transporter MatE, with product MDLTENEVVLKEERNPLGCKPIGKLLIAFSVPSIISMLVNSVYNIVDQIFIGQGVGVLGNAATTIAFPVVTIMLAVSTMLGSGGCAFASLKLGEGNKDAVGRTLNNLLSLSLISGVVMAVLGLLFLDPMLRVFGAKDTVLPYAGDYTSIILIGAPFSVLSVTLSNMARADGSPQMSMYGIIIGAVLNTILDPIYIFIFHWGVKGAAIATITSQFISCVVLALYFKGYSKHMRFDRSLMKLDGPVCGKVCSLGVSSGITQGVACIMQVVMNNSLKYYGDLSPVGGETAQAALGIVMKIVMILGSVGIGIGVGSQAILGFNRGAGQLHRVKKTYLMAMIAATIVITAGWAMCQFFPGPILSVFGSNDAGFTSFGIRCMKIYLFGLFCAGFQMASTCYFQATGQPLKASLLSMLRQLLLLIPLILILPLFFGLDGILYAGPVADISSGIIVALFIVPEMRKLGQKIAQEDSECLEQGKTAM